In Mixophyes fleayi isolate aMixFle1 chromosome 4, aMixFle1.hap1, whole genome shotgun sequence, the following proteins share a genomic window:
- the LOC142150458 gene encoding olfactory receptor 10A7-like, producing the protein MSDHPHQQEVSDGNNQTMVTVFILLGFQGTQNIRILLFILFLVIYCVTICGNLLIIALVSYNKSLQSPMYFFLTQLSLNDIMLTTDVVPNMLYILLNDRGNISFIGCITQLYIFCASEASECLLLTVMSYDRYLAICNPLRYASIMNSAYCLKLVIISWMLSYSIILIDTLTTSMLQFCGPNIIDHFFCDYIPLLEISCSDTAIVQLENEVLSAPMLIIPGIIIIVSYVNILFTILRTPSNTVRQKAFSTCSSHLTVVCIFFGTLFGVYVVPTKGQSMNISKILSLIYTVVTPLINPIIYSLRNKDIKKALHKTVHKSLFCGNLVL; encoded by the exons ATGAGTGACCATCCTCATCAGCAGGAAGTTTCTGAT GGGAACAACCAGACTATGGTCACTGTGTTTATTCTCCTGGGATTTCAGGGTACACAAAACATAAGGATTTTACTATTTATTCTCTTCCTTGTGATTTACTGTGTGACCATATGTGGAAACCTCCTGATCATCGCACTGGTGTCCTACAACAAGAGCCTCCAGTCTCCCATGTACTTCTTCCTCACACAACTCTCTCTGAATGACATCATGCTAACCACAGATGTTGTCCCCAACATGCTTTACATATTGCTGAATGATAGGGGAAACATTAGTTTTATTGGCTGCATCACTCAATTATACATTTTTTGTGCCTCAGAAGCATCTGAGTGTCTTCTCCTGACAGTGATGTCTTATGACAGATATTTGGCCATCTGCAACCCCTTGCGTTATGCTTCTATAATGAACAGTGCATATTGCCTGAAACTGGTGATCATCTCTTGGATGTTGAGCTATTCAATTATATTGATTGACACTTTAACAACATCAATGCTACAGTTTTGTGGGCCAAATATTATTGACCATTTCTTTTGTGATTATATTCCCTTATTGGAAATTTCTTGTTCAGATACAGCGATTGTTCAATTAGAAAATGAAGTACTAAGTGCTCCTATGCTAATCATACCAGGCATAATAATCATTGTATCATATGTTAATATCCTTTTTACTATCTTAAGGACTCCATCTAATACTGTCAGacagaaagccttctccacctgtagCTCCCATCTGACTGTGgtgtgcatattttttgggactctATTTGGTGTTTATGTTGTACCAACAAAAGGACAATCAATGAACATAAGTAAAATCTTATCACTCATATACACAGTGGTAACCCCTTTGATTAATCCCATTATATACAGCCTCAGGAATAAGGACATCAAGAAAGCCTTACACAAAACAGTCcataaaagtttattttgtggGAATCTTGTTCTATAG
- the LOC142150459 gene encoding olfactory receptor 10A7-like translates to MNDHLHQQKGADGNNQVTVFILLGFQTTRNVRFLLFILFFVIYCVTIYGNLLIITLVSYNKNLHSPMYFFLTQLSMNDILLSTDIVPNMLYILLNDRGCISFIGCLIQFYFFCASEASECLLLTVMSYDRYLAICHPLHYASIMNSVYCLKLAIISWMLSFPIALIGTLTTSMLQFCGPNIIDHFFCDYIPLLEISCSDTTIVQLETYVLSAPMLIIPCIIIIISYVNILYTSLRTPSNTVRQKAFTTCSSHLTVVSIYFCTLFGVYVLPTKGQSLNLSKILSLIYTVMTPMINPIIYSLRNKDIKKALPKTIHKNIFCGNLVL, encoded by the coding sequence GGGAACAACCAGGTCACTGTGTTTATCCTATTGGGATTTCAGACTACACGAAATGTAAGATTTCTACTATTTATTCTCTTCTTTGTGATTTACTGTGTGACCATATATGGGAACCTCCTGATCATCACACTGGTGTCCTACAACAAGAACCTCCATTCTCCTATGTACTTCTTCCTCACACAACTCTCTATGAATGATATCTTGCTATCCACAGATATTGTTCCCAATATGCTTTATATTCTACTGAATGATAGGGGATGCATTAGTTTTATTGGCTGCTTAATACAGTTTTATTTCTTCTGTGCCTCAGAAGCATCTGAATGTCTTCTTCTCACAGTGATGTCTTATGACAGGTATTTGGCCATCTGTCACCCCTTGCATTATGCTTCTATAATGAACAGTGTGTATTGCCTCAAATTGGCGATCATCTCTTGGATGTTGAGCTTTCCCATTGCACTGATTGGCACTTTGACAACATCAATGCTACAATTTTGTGGGCCAAATATTATTGACCACTTCTTTTGTGATTATATTCCCCTACTGGAAATTTCTTGTTCGGATACAACAATTGTTCAATTAGAAACTTATGTGCTAAGTGCTCCTATGCTAATCATACCATGCATAATAATCATTATATCATATGTTAATATCCTTTATACAAGCTTAAGGACTCCATCTAATACTGTCAGACAGAAAGCCTTCACCACCTGTAGCTCTCACCTGACTGTGGTGTCCATATATTTTTGTACTCTTTTTGGTGTTTATGTTCTACCAACAAAAGGACAATCATTGAACCTAAGTAAAATCTTATCACTTATATACACGGTGATGACCCCTATGATTAATCCCATTATATACAGCCTCAGGAATAAAGACATCAAGAAAGCTTTACccaaaacaatacataaaaatatattttgtggcaaTCTTGTTCTATAG